GGGTGGGGAGGCGGAATACAATGATTATGATGATCCGATCGAGGAGGATGACCTGATCGGCCGATGCGATCTGGAACTGAACTGGGGATTTTCACAAGATTTAACGATTGAACCGAAGCCTGCGAATGCCGGGTTCCTTTTGAACGCGACCGGTCCTGCCGTCGGGACACGCCGGGATGACTTAAGCTTCCCATGGGCCGACAAGATCAAATTGGAGACCTATCGGGATCCGACGACCGGGGAATGGCCATCGAGTTGTCATGATGATGAGGGGGTTGGCACGGAGAATCTTGAAAAAACCTCCCTTTCAGGAACGAAATCTGGATCCGGGAAGAAGAAGAACGGGAAGGGATCGAAGGGATCCAACAGCAGCAGCGACTCGAAGCTTGTGGTCCCTGTTTTAGATCTTGGTGCGATCACGCGCAATCAAGGGGTTCTAGGAACAGTCCCTTCCTCTGTCTTTAATCGTGCAGCCTGGAGATCGTGGGAGGAATATGCGCAGGATCTGATTGGGATTACGAAGCGGAACAGCGTCTCGAGTGCTGAGGTGACATCGGCCCCTGCGGCCGATTCCAATCGTGTGAGGGAATATAAACTGACCGGGCTCCATGACCGGAATCGAAAACATGACACCTGCAATCGCTATAAATTAACCGTCTGGCAGTTTGGGTGGCAGAGGGATTATCCGCCGGATGGGTATCTCCCGAGACAAAAGACGGTCGATCTCCGGTATCGGTCCGAATTTAAAGTCGCTGATGAGGAGACGATCATGGAACGTTCCAATTTCGTGACCGGCTGGGACGACTGGTATTTCGCTGCGTTTGAAGGTGAGGATATACCGACTCCGGACGATCTTGATCGGGATCCTGACCATCGCGATGCGATCCTTCAGGATGAGAGGACTTATATGATTCCGCTCAAGGCACAACATCTCGCCCCGACGAATCCGATCGAGATCGAACTGCTTTATTATGGTTGTACCGATGGTTGTCTGAAGGAATTAAAGGTCGAAAACCTGTTGCTCATCAATGGGACCATTTACGATTATTATATCCCGGCCCGCCAGGGGTGGATTGATCAAACATCGTCCGCGGATCAAGATGTTGTCTATGCCTTCCAAGGGGGGCCGGATGCCACAGTGGAAGAGGAGGATGGAGATCGGGAGATCAATTGGGGGTCGGGGATTGAAAACCGAACCCCGAATCCGAGATTGGATAGCAGCTTCAGTAGTAGCAAGTATACCTACCAAGGAAATCTGGAGGCAGCCTTTGATGGTGATCCGACAAATGCCGTCGATACGAGACAAGTCCCCTTGATCCAGTACCTCTTGAAGACCCGTTTTCGGGCCCTGAAATTCAAGATTACCGCGCATGGGATCGATGGTGAAGATCGTGTCGTTTACCGGGAACTGGTCCCACGGTACAATTCCCGATTTGTGCGACCCGATTATATGTTTGTGGAACCGGGCTATTGGGATCCGTTTAGAGAGGTGACTGTAATCCAGTTTCTTATTAATAGAGGGGACGATGGTAATCTGTTTAACTACAGACTCCCTCATTGCACGATAACGACCGATTGCCCAAACAATTGCACCGATCTCAATGGAGACCTCCCCTGTTTCGAATGTCAAACTGATGGTATCTGCAGGGCTCGAGAGTGGGAAGATAATAGCATGGAACTGCAACTTGGCAGGGCCTTTGGCCGGCTTGGCAATAGAAACCGCTAAGGTTGTGGAGAAGTGACCGAAAGGGGAGTTTTTGACCGAAGTGCATTTTTCGCGAGCGTCATTCCTACTTCCCATGTCGCCCCGGGGAACTTGTGGCAATCCGCTACAACTTTTTCAAATGACTTCAGAAAATAATCAACGTCTTCGTCGCTGATAATAAGAGGCGGCAAAAACTTCACAAGGTCGATATTATGTCCCGCCACCTGACTCAAGATCCGATGATTCGCCATGAGTGGGACGACGATCATCTGACCAAAGAGCCCTTTATTAGCGGCATGGATCATCTTCCAGGCCGCCTTGAGCTTTAAGGATTTAGGTTCGTGGAATTCCACACCAAACATCAGCCCCTTTCCGCGTACCTCTTTGAACATTTCATAATTCTGTCCGATCTCACGAAGCCTTGAAATCATCTTTTCCCCGAGACTCGTTGCCTTTTCCGGGAGTTTTTCATCTTCCATCATCTGAAGGGTTGCCAATCCGCAGGCCATCGCAAGATTGTTTTTCCCAAAACTGTTGGAGTGGACGACGCAGCGATCCATGCGCGAAAAGATCTTTTTGTAAATTTCGCGTCGATAGAGGATCGCACCGACCGGGGTAAAACCACCGGAAAGGGTTTTGGCGATACAGACAATATCCGGTTCGAGATTCCAGTGTTGATAGGCGAACCATTTTCCCGTCCGTCCGAGCCCTGCCTGGACCTCATCGGCAATGAAGAGCGTGCCGTATTTTCTACAGAGCCTCTGTGCCTCCGGGAGGAACTTCTCCTCAGGGAGATAAAGACCTTTTCCCTGGATCGGTTCGAAGATGAAGGCGGCACAGTCCCCCTTTTTGAGTTCATGCTCAAGGATCGTCAGATCATTGAGTGGAATCGCGCTTGCTGGGAGCAGCTCTCCAAATCCATCTCGGAACTCCGCATTTCCGTTCACGGAGAGCGAGCCAAGCGTCAGTCCATGAAACGAGTGATCGAGGTAGAGGATCCGGTTGCGACCAGTCGCACCACGCGCAAACTTGAGTGCCCCTTCGACCGCCTCTGTTCCGGAGTTCGTGAAAAAGACGGTATCGAGCTGTTTTGACGTCAGTGAGACCAATTTTTCCGCGAGCAGCCCCGAGAGGAGGGAGCAGTCCATCTGGACCAGCTGCGAGAGATCGAGGTCGAGCAGCTCTCGAATCGTCTCTTTAATGTGCGGATGATTCCGGCCGATCCCAAAAACTCCGTAGCCGGAAAGAAAGTCGAGATAGCGATTTCCCTCACCATCATAGAGGTATTGCCCCCCAGCCTTTTTATAGACCTTATCGAAGCCGATGGTTCGAAGCACTTTCACAAACTGGGGATTGACATACTGCTCATGCAGCTCGTAATTCTCGCCCCATCGCTCTTCGATCAACTTCTTGAGGGAAAAAGACATGTGGTGGTGGGTAACATTTATCATTATCGTTTGCAACATGCCGATGCTGTCAGAGGGTTTCTTTCAAAAACCTTCGCGACACACGTCGCTCGCGTTTACGCACGCTCGCGCGTTCCTTCTCGGCCGTCGTGGCATTCTGAGCATGGAGACGACGGCCTCCGAAAGGTCGCGTTCAGTTTTCTCAAGAAATCCCTCCGATCGCTCGTCATCAATTTTTGCTGACGGCACGATCTTGTGGAGAGGTCTGAGAACCAGGAGTCCTGCGATCGGAATCAAGTTGTTGCAGGGGGACCCTGTAGCCTTCACAGGGTGGAACCTGCCAAGCAATCACGACGCAGGCGAGTTTTCGAAGACCTCGGAAGAAGGTCATGCCGTCAGCCATGATAACAAATGCCCCCTCGCCGACCTCCCACCCCCGCCCAATCGATCCGCCGACATGCCGGCCTTGATCAGGTCTCTGCAAGAGGTTGGGATCAATACAGGAGATGGGGAGCTGTATGAGATTTTTGAGGGGAAGCCGCAGAAGACGAAGATGGAGCAGTTTTTCCAGCTCCTCTACCTGATTCAAGAGCAGAAGAAGGATCAGTTGCCGGTCACGGTGACTCGCCCAAAAATTACGGAGATCTTGTTGGCGGCAAAAGTTTTTACCGATCGCTCATTTCCCGATCAGATTGCATCAGTAACCTTGGACCGATCTGAAGGAAAAGACCGATCACGGTATCAGGTGCGATTCGATGCCGAAGAGGTCCGATTTCCTCTCAATCAGGGAATTGGGTTCGCGGTTTGGGATCATGGGATGTGCCAGCATGCCCAGGAGATTGTCCTCTACGATGGTTTTAATTTTGAGCTGAAAAAATCAGGGAAAAATCTTGTCGTTGATGATTTCGAGAAGGTAGAGGCGTTTGGTAAATTTGGGAATCGTGGAATTTTCGATATTGATATCAATTATGCCGAATTTGAGCGGGTCGAGTTTATTGCCGGGACGGATGAGGGGAAGGTGAAGTCTCGCGTCTCGCATCGGGAGTTCGCAACGAACCCGCATTCATTTCTGTTTAAATTTGTGGGACGGCTGATTCCCGATACATCACGACAGAGGATTGACTGGTGAGCTTGACAACAACAGTCTCTTAATAAAATATAGTCTTCACCATGCCCGACGAGTCTCAAAAAATGGAAGAATACGCGGTTTCCGAGGCCTGTATCGCCTGTGATGCCTGCTGCAACGATTTCGGCGATGTCTTCAAGATGAACGCCGATCATACGCGGGCGATCGCGTTTGCCCCGGTCGCGAAGGGAAAATACAATCCGTGGGATATTATTTATGATTGCCCCGTCGATGCGATCTCCCTGATCAAAGGGGAGCTACCCCCGCCGCCGGCTGACAAAAAGCCTGCCTCGGCGAAAAAAGGGGAAGCATTACCACCCCCCGATCCGGCGGAGATCCTCGATGACCGGCCGTGGGAGATCCGGTGGGAAGAGGCGAAGGGTCGAGGTCCGGAGACCTATTGGGAGCGGATGAAGCGGTATGGGCAGGCCTATACGGTCGAGGAGACCCCCCATCAACTTCTTTATCATTTTGCGTTGCCGGAGACAGTCCCGGAACATCCATTGAAGTATCAATGGAATCTTCCGAACAAGATGCCGGATTATAAGTTGGATATTCAGCTGGCCCGAGGTGGCAAGGTCCTGTTGCTGAAAGGGTGGTTGGAGGATCAGAGGGTGAAGAGACTCTGCGGGATGGCGAATTCGTTTCCGGATCGGTTTTATCGTGAATTTGAGCTTCCGGTCGCTGCCAAGGAATTCAAGCATAACTATAATTCCAGAGATAAGGTTCTCGATATTGTGGTCGATAAACAAGACTAAATCCCCCCGTCGTGGTTGCCAGTGTTTCATCTGCCCCCCTTTTTCAAAGTGGAGCGGCCCTTACATCTATAACGGGCAGGAAAGGAACCCCACTTTAACAAAGGGGGGTTGAGGAATTTAGTGGCTATAATTTGAGGGGGGATTTTGTATTCATGATCGACTCACATGCCCACATACACTTTGATGATTTTAAGGGAGAAATCCCACAGGTCATTGAACGTGCACGACAGGCGGGTGTCGAGACGATTATCAATGTCGGCACCGATCTCGAGTCGAGTCGTCAGGCGTTGGAGATTGGGCGAAATTATTCTGGAATTTATGTTGCGATCGGTTTTCATCCGCATGAAGCGGCGAAGGTGACGCGAGAGGATCTCGCCGCACTGAAACTCCTGGCGGCAGATCAAAAGGTCGTGGCGATCGGTGAGATCGGGCTTGATTATTATTACGAGCATTCACCACGAGAGGCGCAGTTGAGGATATTGCGCGAGCAAGTGGGTCTCGCCCATGAGGCAGCGCTTCCACTCATCATCCATTGCCGCGATGCCTTTCAAGATTGCTTTGCCATCATGGATGAAGAGGAGGGGTGGAAGAGGGGAGGGGTCTTTCATTGCTTTACAGGAGACTGGGGGATTGCCCAAAAAATTCTGAAAAAAGGTTTTTATCTCTCATTTTCAGGGATCCTGACCTTCAAGAAATCCGGAAATCTAAGGGAAGTG
This genomic window from Deltaproteobacteria bacterium contains:
- a CDS encoding aspartate aminotransferase family protein, coding for MSFSLKKLIEERWGENYELHEQYVNPQFVKVLRTIGFDKVYKKAGGQYLYDGEGNRYLDFLSGYGVFGIGRNHPHIKETIRELLDLDLSQLVQMDCSLLSGLLAEKLVSLTSKQLDTVFFTNSGTEAVEGALKFARGATGRNRILYLDHSFHGLTLGSLSVNGNAEFRDGFGELLPASAIPLNDLTILEHELKKGDCAAFIFEPIQGKGLYLPEEKFLPEAQRLCRKYGTLFIADEVQAGLGRTGKWFAYQHWNLEPDIVCIAKTLSGGFTPVGAILYRREIYKKIFSRMDRCVVHSNSFGKNNLAMACGLATLQMMEDEKLPEKATSLGEKMISRLREIGQNYEMFKEVRGKGLMFGVEFHEPKSLKLKAAWKMIHAANKGLFGQMIVVPLMANHRILSQVAGHNIDLVKFLPPLIISDEDVDYFLKSFEKVVADCHKFPGATWEVGMTLAKNALRSKTPLSVTSPQP
- a CDS encoding TatD family hydrolase, yielding MIDSHAHIHFDDFKGEIPQVIERARQAGVETIINVGTDLESSRQALEIGRNYSGIYVAIGFHPHEAAKVTREDLAALKLLAADQKVVAIGEIGLDYYYEHSPREAQLRILREQVGLAHEAALPLIIHCRDAFQDCFAIMDEEEGWKRGGVFHCFTGDWGIAQKILKKGFYLSFSGILTFKKSGNLREVAEKAPLEKILVETDCPYLAPEPHRGKRNEPAYVQLVAQRLAEIRGVSLSVIDEAVTRNLGELFRIPKVD